In Zalophus californianus isolate mZalCal1 chromosome 4, mZalCal1.pri.v2, whole genome shotgun sequence, the following proteins share a genomic window:
- the LOC113907860 gene encoding 60S ribosomal protein L36a-like, producing MVNVPKTRRPFCKKCGKHQPHKVTQYKKSKDSLYAQGKRRYDRKQSGYGGQTKPIFRKKAKTTKKIVLRLECVEPSCRSKRMLAIKRCKHFELGRDKRKGQVIRF from the coding sequence ATGGTGAACGTTCCTAAAACCCGCCGGCCTTTCTGCAAGAAGTGTGGCAAGCACCAGCCCCACAAAGTGACACAGTACAAGAAGAGCAAAGATTCTCTTTATGCCCAGGGAAAGCGGCGTTATGACAGGAAGCAGAGTGGCTATGGTGGGCAGACTAAGCCGATTTTCCGGAAAAAGGCTAAAACTACAAAGAAGATTGTGCTGAGGCTTGAATGTGTTGAGCCCAGTTGCAGATCTAAGAGAATGCTGGCTATTAAGAGATGCAAGCATTTTGAACTGGGAAGAGATAAGAGAAAGGGCCAAGTGATCCGGTTCTAA